DNA from Streptomyces sp. NBC_01260:
AAGATCACGCCCACGACGGCCACCCCGCCCGAACCGCCGATCTGCTGGCCCGTGGAGAGCACGCCCGAGGCCATGCCGGTCTCCGCCGGACGGACGCGCGAGAGTACGGCGTTGAGCAGCGGGGTGACCAGTACGCCGTTGCCGGCCCCGACCACGAGCAGCGGCCCGGCCAGGAACCACGGCGTCAGCGAGTCCCCGGAGCAGGCCACGACGGCGAGGGCGGCCGCGTGGCCGAGAGCGAGGATCAACGCTCCCGCCTGCAGCAGCCGCAGCCCGTACCGCGCCGAGCGCCCGGCGGTGAGGCTCCCCGCGAGGAAGGCGGCGGCGAACGGCAGGTAGAACAAGCCCGCGCTCAGCGGGTCCAGCCCCAGGCCGTCCTGCAGGGTCACGGACAGCACCAGGAAGAAGGAATTGATGCCGCAATAGGTGAGGAGGATCAGGAGCATGCCGACGGCGAACGCGCGGGTGCGCAACAGGCCGAGCCGCAGCAACGGGGAGCCACCTCGCGCCTCGACCCGGCGCTCCACGGCGGCGAAGGCGATCAGCGCGAGCGCTCCGGCGGCCGGGCTGATCCGGGACCACACGGGCCAGCCGGCCTCGCGGCCCGCGATGACGGGGACGATGAGCAGGGTGAGCGCGAGGGTCAGCACGGCCATGCCGGCGAGATCCAGCCGGTGATCGTCGGGATGCCGTGACTCGGGCACCAGCACAGCCGTCAGCGCCAGCGTGATCAGGCCGATGGGAACGTTGACCCAGAAGACCGGGCGCCAGGACGCCCCGAAGAGGTCGGCAGAGAGCAGCAGGCCACCCAGAATCTGCCCGCAGACCCCCGCGGCACCGATGACCGCACCCAGCATGCCGAAGGCGCGCGGTCGCTGCTCGGGCGGCAGCAGAGTCTGGATCGTGGCGAACACCTGCGGGAACATCATGGCGGCGCCGAGCCCCTGGACGAGCCTGGCCGCGATCAGGGCGCCGGGTCCGGGTGCGACGGCACAGGCCGCCGATGCCAGCGTGAACACGCTCACTCCGATGATGAAGCACCGCCGGCGGCCGAACCGGTCACCCAGCCGGGCGCCTGTGATCAACGCGACGGCATAGGTGAGCTGGTAGCCCGCCAGGACCAGCTGGACATCGGAATCGGATGCCCCCAGGTCGTCCTGGACGGCCGGAGCCGCGACGACCACGATGAATGTGTCGAGCACGGCCATGAACACGCCGACGTGGAGGACGGCGAGTGCGCGCCGGGGCGGGGCGGGCGAGCGGGGGCGTCGCGCGGCACCGGTGGCCGGGGCGGAGCGAGGGGGACCGGCGGGCTGCCAGGTGCGATTCATGGTCATGACTCTGGTCCGGGCCCGGACGGTTCAACAGGGAGAGAACATGCTGGTGGCCGCAGTACCACCCTGGGCGCCCACGGTGGCCGAGGGCCCGGCCGGCGCCGGCGTCGCCACCACCGTCGCCGGCGACACCGCGACCGGGCGGAGCTCCTTGCCCGTATCGGCATCGTCCGCACCGGAATCACCGCTCGCGGGAGGCTCCCCGGGCAGTATCGTCCGGGGCGCACAGTGTGCGCTGGATCGGGGGTTTTCGATGAGTGACGGTGAACGGCGCAGGGTCCTGGCGGAGTTCCTCCACACCCGCAGAGGACGCGTGCAGCCGGGCGACGTCGGCATCGAGGCCGGGCTCCGTCGGCGTACTCCCGGACTGCGCCGCGAGGAACTGGCCCTTCTGTCAGGGGTCAGCGTCACCTGGTACACCTGGCTCGAACAGGCCAGGGACATCAGCGTGAGCCGTCAGGTGCTGCTCAGCCTGGCACGGGTGCTGCGGCTCTCTCCGGCCGAGATCCGGCACCTCTTCGCGCTGGCCGGCCAGGCGTCGCCTCCGGCGGCCGCCGCGCGGGGCGTTACCCGGGCGTTGCAGCGCCTGGTGGACGCACTCGATCCGAATCCGGCGTACCTGCTCGCCCCCAACTGGGACCTGCTGGCCCGCAACCGGTCCGAGGCCGGTCTGGTGGGGCCCTCGGGCGCCGGGGACGGGTGCGAACCCAATCTGATCAGGATGGTGTTCACCCTGCCGAGGATCCGCACGCTCCTGGTGGACTGGCCGGGGCAGGCACGGGCCCTGCTGGAGCAGTACCGGGCCAGTGCGGACCGGAACACCGGAGACGAGTCGTTCGAGCGGCTGACGGCCGCCCTGCGCAGGGACAGCGAGGAGTTCCGGAGCTGGTGGGACACCCATGATGTCGCGGAGTTCGAGCCGGCCCGCAGGGCGTTCGACCACCCCGGACTGGGCCGGCTGACGTTCGACTACGTGAAGCTGGCTGCCGTGGACACGCCCGGCGTCACACTGGTCTCGTGCCTGCCGTCCGATGAGGAGACGGCCGGAAAGCTCCCGGGGCTGGGCGAGTACGCAGAGCGGGGCGGTCCCGACGGCGGCTCCGGCGGCTGAGCGGAAGCCACCGGACCCCGCGCGAACGGGCACCGGATGACCGCCCCCGCGACGGACCGGCGCTCAGGCGGCGAACCCCGGCACCAGGGCCCCGGCCACCGGGGGGAACGGGATGTGCGAGGGCCGGTGTGCCCGGATCACCGTGACGACCGCCGCGCCAGCAGGAACAGGTGCGGTTCGGGCGCTCCCGCCGGATGGGCCGGTGTGAACACGCTGCTCTGTTGCGACAGGACCGTGAATCCGGCCCCGGCCACCAGCGCGGTGAATTCCGCGGGCCCGAAGCTGGTCACCCGCACCGGCCGTCCCATGAACTCACCGCTCACTCCCTCCAGGTCCAACGGCACCGTCGCGACGGCCAGATGACCGCCGGGCCGCAGCGACCGTCCGAGCAGACGCAGCACCTCCGACTGGTCGGCGCGCGACATCTGCAGGAGCGAGAAGTACACGCATACGGCGTCGAAACTCTCGTCCTCCAGAGGCAGTTCCCGGATGTCGGCACAGCGGAAGGCGGCCCGGGGCACCTGCCGGGACGCGATGTCCACCATGACCGGAGAGACATCGACACCGAGCACCTCATGACCGGCGTCGGTCAGGGCCTGCGCGGTCGGCCGCCCGGTGCCGCTGCCGACATCCAGCACCCGGCTGTGCGGTCCGAGCTGCTCCAGCAGCAGCTCCAACGAGGCCTGGTGCGCGGCCGATCCGGCGAACGCCTGCTCGTACTCGACGCCCAGCGCGTCGAACACCTCTGCGGCAGTGGGCTGTTGACCTGAGTCCATCGAGAATCCACTCCTTCTCGGGCTGATGTCCCCGGCCCGCCGGGCTGAGGGCCGCGGGCCACGGCCACGTACAGGCCGCTGTGCTCGGGCTGTGCGGCGGGATGAGGTGAAACCGCTCCTTCGGCGCAGTCTGCCACAGCAACTTAGCGATGAGCATGCCGTGTTGAACGCAACGAGCGCGTCGCCCGCGTCGCCCGGGTGAGGTCGTCCCGGTCCTCGCCCCGGCCTGTCTCCCGGTGTCCGTCCACCGGGAGGCAGGCCGGGGCCGTGACTACTGCAGCGCGTGCACGGCCGCGCCGAAGACGGCCGGTGCGCGGTATGCCGCGGGAACGATCAGGCGGGCGGTCGCCGGATGCCGTGCCACCGCCAGCAACCCTTCGGTGAGCAGACGGTGACGCCTGGTCAGTCGCGTCCACCGGGGCGGGTAGTCCTGCGGGCGGCCGGCGGCCAGTGAGTCCACCGCGGCCGCGGCCGTCGCCAGGGCCAGTGCCACCCCCTCACCGGTCAGCGCGTCCACATAGCCCGCGGCGTCACCGGCCAGCAGGACACGTCCGGCCCTCCGGCCCAGCGCCCGCCGGCGCAGCGGCCCGGCGCCTCGCACGGGACCCGCGTCCCGGCCGGAGAGCGAGGCGGCCAGCCGGGGGAACGCCGTCAGATGCTCCTCGTAGGAGCGGCGCTCCCCGCTGAGTACGGCCACACCCACCAGGCCGTCCCCGAGCGGCGTCACGTACGCCTCGCCGTGCCGGGACCAGTGGACCTCCACGAACTCCGTCCACGGGGCGATCCGGTAGTGGCGGCGCTGCCCGTACCGGCGCACCGCCGTGCCCGGACCGTCCAGCCCCAGCTCGCGCCGGAGCGGCGAGTGCAGCCCGTCCGCCGCGATCATCCAACGGGCCGTCAGCCCGCCCGCACTGACCCGGTCCTCGCTCTGTCGGACATCCGCGACCTTGCCCGGGACGATCCGGACGCCGAGCTCCACCGCCCGGCCGTGCAGAGCGGAGTGCAGCTCGGTCCGCCGCACGCCGAGCCCCGTCCGCCCCCGGAACGCCGCTTCGGCGCTGCGTGCGCCTTCCACGTACCGGATGCCGCGCAGCCGGTGCCCGGTCACCTCGACGCCCAGGGCGCGCAGCGCGGCGACCCCGCTGGGCATGATGCCCTCGCCGCAGGCCTTGTCGATGGGCGAGGCGCGGGGTTCGACGACGACCGTCTCAAGGCCCAGCCGGGCCGCCCGGATCGCCGCCGCCAGACCGGCCGGGCCGCCGCCCGCCACCAGGAGGTCGATCACGCCGCAACGTCCGCCGTCGGCGCGGCAGTGAGTGCCGCCTCCTCGCACCGGACGCGTACGGTCATGAGCGCCGCGTTGAGAACGGTGAAGAGCACCGCGGTCACCCACGCGCCGTGGACGAGCGGCAGGGCGAGTCCCTCGGCGGCGACGGCGACGTAGTTGGGGTGGCGCAGCAGCCCGTACGGGCCGCCGGTCACCAGCGGCAGCCCCGGAACGACGATGACGCGGGTGTTCCACCGGGGTCCGAGCGTGCGGATGCACCACCAGCGCAAGCCCTGCGCGGCCAGTACCGCGGCCACCATCGCCCAGCCGAACAGCGGCATGAACGGCCGCTCCGCCAGCCGGACCTCGACGAGACAGCCCACCAGCAGAGCCGTGTGCAGGGCGACCATCGCCGGGTAATGGGCGCGGCCGGTCTCGACGCCGCCCCTGGCCAGTGCCCAGCGGGAGTTGCGGAGCGCGACGACGAGTTCGGCGAGCCGTTCGCCCGCCACGGCCAGCACCAGTGCCGTGTACCAGATCATGTGTCCTCCGACCTACCAGCGCAGCAGTACGAGTTCGCAGCAGAATCCGGGCCCCATGGCCATCAGCAGCCCCGGCGACCCCGGCTCGGGCCGCCGCTGCTCCAGGGTGTCCCGCAGGACGTGGAGCACCGAGGAGGAGGACAGGTTCCCCACCTCGGCCAGCGAGCGCCAGGTGACGTCGAGAGCTCCGTCGGGGAGTGAGAGGACGTCGGAGACGGCCTCCAGGACCTTGGGGCCGCCCGGGTGGCACACCCAGTGCGCCACGTCCTTCGGCTTGAGCCCGTGCTCCGCCAGGAAGTCGCGCACGTCGTCGGCGAGATACCGGCGCACGACGTCGGGGACGGCCGGATCGAGGCGCACCTTGAAGCCGGAACTGCGGATGTCCCAGCCCATCACGTGCTCGGTGTCCGGATACATGCGGCTGCGGGTCGCCACCACCTCGGGTCCCGCCCCGGACGCCCGGCCCTGGCCGAGCGCCACCACGGCAGCCGCCCCGTCACCGAACAGCGCGGTCGCCACCAGGTTGGCGGTCGACGCGTCGTGGCGCTGGAAGGTGAGGGAGCAGAGCTCTACCGACAGCAGCACCGCCACGTCGTCGGGACGCCCGAGCAGATAGTCGTGCAGCCGGGCCACTCCGGCGGCCCCGGCCACGCAGCCGAGCCCGAACACCGGCAGCCGCTTCACATCGGAGCGCAGGCCGAGCCGCCCCACCAGCCGGGCGTCGACCGAGGGAGCGGCCACCCCGGTGACGGACGTGAACATCAGGAGGTCCACATCGGCGGGCCGCAGCCCCGCGGTCCGCAGCGCCCCCCGCAGCGCCTCGGCGCCCATGTCCACGGCCGCGCCGATGAACACGTCGTTGGCGTCGCCGAACCCGTCCAGCTCCGCGTAGCGCTCCAGGGGCAGCACCATGTTCCGGGTGCGCACCCGGGCGTTCTCGTGCAGCCGGTCCAGCACCCGCCGGTCGGCCCCCGGAGGCAGACAGGTACGGGCCACCATGTCGGTGACCTCGCGCTGGGTGTGGCGGTACGGAGCCGGGGTGCCGTGAACGGCTGCGATCCGGGTCATCCCGGGTCCTGATTCGGAGGCGTCATGGCCCATCTCTGCCCCGCATCATGGACGAAACACCGCAAACAACCCGTGCGGCTGTCATGCCCGTCCGGCACGCAGTACTTACGATCACGTGATGGGCACCCCTGACCCGTCACGCGTCTACGCCACGACCGCGTGGCCGCTGCGCCGCACCGCGGCACTGGCCCGGTCCTGCCATCCGGGGCCGGTGGTCGCGGTGAGCGCGCTGGCCGGGGCGCTGGGCGTCGGCGTCGGCCTCGACGGGGCCCGCTGCGCCCTCCTCGTCGCCGCTGTGCTGAGTGGTCAGCTCTCGGTCGGCTGGTGCAACGACGCCTTCGACGCCCGGCGGGACGCCTCGGCCGGCCGTCGCGGCAAACCGGTGGCCGACGGGTCCGTGAGCCGTCCGGCGGTGTGGACGGCGGCGTTCGCCGCCGCGCTGCTGTGCGTTCCGCTCTCCCTTGCCTGCGGCTTGCTCGCCGGTACGGTGCACCTGGCCGCGGTGGCGGCGGCGTGGGCGTACAACCTGAGGCTGAAGGCGACGGCGCTGTCCTGGCTCCCGTACGTGATCGGGTTCGCCACCCTGCCGGCGGTGGCCGCCCTGACCCTGCCCGGAAGTCCGGGTCCTGCCTGGTGGGCCGTCACGGCCGGTGCGCTGCTGGGCCTGGCGGCCCATCTGGGCGATGTGCTCCCCGATATCGAGGACGACCTGCGCAACGGGGTGTACGGACTGCCCCACCGGCTGGGTGTCACCGGCACCGCACTGCTGCTGCCGGTGCCGCTGGTGGCGGCCTCAGCCGTGCTGGCGCTCGGCCCGGCCGGGCCGCCGGGCTGGTGGGGGGCGGTGACCCTGGCGGTGGCGGCGCCGACGGCACTGGCCGGGCTCGTGCTCGGCCGGTACTGGCGCAAGGCCGCGCTCGCCGCCGCCGTGGTCGTGGCGGCGGCCGATGTGGCACTGCTGCTGGTGCGCGGCGCCGCCCCGCTGTGACCCGGGCAGCGGGTGTACCGGCGGCCTCACATCGTGCGCAGCCAGGCGTCGAGCAGCCGGAAGTCGTCGTCGGTGAGACCGCGCCCGGGATCGACGCGGTGGAGCAGCGCCCGCTCACCGTGGTGTGCGGCCACCCATCTCCGGTCCGCCTCACCGATCTCGTCGTCCACCCAGGCGAACGCCCGCCCGCCGGCCCACTCGACGAGTGTGCGGGTCTTCCAGTGCAGCCCCGCCCGTGCGTCCCGCGCGTCCTCGGACGACATGCCGGGCCACAGCACCACGGGGAGCGCCGGCAGCCCGAGCCGCGGCGCGACGACCTCGTTCGCCTCGTGCGTCCATGTCGTCGCCCACACCAGCTCGCAGTCGAGCGCGGCCAGCCGGGGCCCGAGTCCCGGATCGATCCTGGCGAGCAGCGGGTGTGCCCCGGCTCCGGGCGGAACCGGCCCGGTCGAGTACGTCGGGTGGCTGCCGCTCGGGCCGGTCGCCGGGCCGAACGGGAGGAGCGGGCCGTCGACATCGAGAAAGAGCAGCGGAAGCCCGCCTGAACCGGTCACCGCTGCACGGTACAGCCGGAGGTCGGCGCCCGCCCGTATCGTCCGCCCTGTCGCCGTCTCGGCGCGCGGGCCGACGCGCTGCCGGATCAGGCCAGGAGGACCGGATTGCTGAGCGCCGCCATGTGCCCCTCGCGATGCCGTACCTCGATCCGGAGGAACGCCGAATCCGCCGCGCTGAACTGCCACCTCGCGGCGCCCGTTCCCGAGTCGGGAAGGGACACGCGGTGCGCCTCTCCCCGTTCGGTGCGAAAGCTGACCGTGCCCGACGGCACACCGCGTACGTCCGCCCTTGCCACGGCCGCCTCACCACCCGTTTCCAGCAGCTCGCCGATCCCGGCGCGCCGCTCGCCTGCCGAGACCGTGAACGACAGCTCGACCGCGGCCGATCCGGCGATCCAGCTCCGGCCGGCGCGGATGCCGGCGAGTATCGCGTCGGCACGCAGCCCGTCGGCCAGTACGACGGTGTGCGGGGTGCCGATCTGGCCCTCGAGGTGAGCGTCACTGTTCCCGACGGCAGGCCGCCACCGTCCCCGGTGGATGTCCGCGGCCAGGCCGCGCCCCCATTCGGCCAGGGCCGCCTCGTTGTCCGCCTGCCAGGGGACGTCCGAACTCCACTGCCCGTTCCACACCTCGACCACGTCGAAGCCCCGGTACGGGTACATGAAGGTGCCCGAGGGATACGGCGCGTGCGGGTGGGCCGCGACGCAGAGTCCGCCGGCTCGGTGAACCTCGTCCAGCTGCCGGTCGATCAGGTCGTCCCGCACGCCGTAGCGCCCGTCGACCGCTCGCCCCGGGGGGATGCCCAGAGCGAGCCAGTGCCCGGTCAGGGTGGTGACCTCCTGGCCCAGGATCACCAGCAGTTCGTCGTCGGCCTGCCGGGCCCAGACAGCATGTGTCTCGACGGTGTTGTGCTCGGTGGCGGCGAGGAAGGCAAGTCCTGCCGCACGTGCGTCGGCCACCAGCCGCTCCGGCGTCAGCTCGGCGCCGTTCGAGACCGCCGAATGCACATGGCAGTCGCCCCGGTACCAGCCGCGCCCCCGGCCGGCCACCGGCGGTGGCTGAGATCCGGGCTCCGGCATCAGTGCGACGCCTGCCGGAACCGGGCACCGCGCAACGCCACGTCAGCGCCCGCCCGCCACGCGCAGAATCGCCCCGGTGGCGTACGAGGCGTCGTCCGAGAGCAGCCAGGCGACGGCTCCGGCGACCTCCTCCGGCTGACCGGGCCGGCCCAGCGGGATGCCGGCGGCGGCCCTGTCGGGGCGCTCGGGGTCCTCGTGGAACCCGGTCCGGATGATGCCGGGCGACACCGCGTTGACCCGGATGCCGGCTGCGGCGACCTCCTTGGACAGGCCGATGGTCATCGTGTCCACCGCTGCCTTGGCGGCGGCGTAGTGGACGTACTCGCCGGGGCTGCCGAGGGTGGCGGCAGCCG
Protein-coding regions in this window:
- a CDS encoding MFS transporter, which gives rise to MNRTWQPAGPPRSAPATGAARRPRSPAPPRRALAVLHVGVFMAVLDTFIVVVAAPAVQDDLGASDSDVQLVLAGYQLTYAVALITGARLGDRFGRRRCFIIGVSVFTLASAACAVAPGPGALIAARLVQGLGAAMMFPQVFATIQTLLPPEQRPRAFGMLGAVIGAAGVCGQILGGLLLSADLFGASWRPVFWVNVPIGLITLALTAVLVPESRHPDDHRLDLAGMAVLTLALTLLIVPVIAGREAGWPVWSRISPAAGALALIAFAAVERRVEARGGSPLLRLGLLRTRAFAVGMLLILLTYCGINSFFLVLSVTLQDGLGLDPLSAGLFYLPFAAAFLAGSLTAGRSARYGLRLLQAGALILALGHAAALAVVACSGDSLTPWFLAGPLLVVGAGNGVLVTPLLNAVLSRVRPAETGMASGVLSTGQQIGGSGGVAVVGVIFYGTLGRGGHRDASAYGHALTASLVLCLALAVAVSALVSLLPPTGQEPRRPPGL
- a CDS encoding helix-turn-helix transcriptional regulator, coding for MSDGERRRVLAEFLHTRRGRVQPGDVGIEAGLRRRTPGLRREELALLSGVSVTWYTWLEQARDISVSRQVLLSLARVLRLSPAEIRHLFALAGQASPPAAAARGVTRALQRLVDALDPNPAYLLAPNWDLLARNRSEAGLVGPSGAGDGCEPNLIRMVFTLPRIRTLLVDWPGQARALLEQYRASADRNTGDESFERLTAALRRDSEEFRSWWDTHDVAEFEPARRAFDHPGLGRLTFDYVKLAAVDTPGVTLVSCLPSDEETAGKLPGLGEYAERGGPDGGSGG
- a CDS encoding class I SAM-dependent methyltransferase, translated to MDSGQQPTAAEVFDALGVEYEQAFAGSAAHQASLELLLEQLGPHSRVLDVGSGTGRPTAQALTDAGHEVLGVDVSPVMVDIASRQVPRAAFRCADIRELPLEDESFDAVCVYFSLLQMSRADQSEVLRLLGRSLRPGGHLAVATVPLDLEGVSGEFMGRPVRVTSFGPAEFTALVAGAGFTVLSQQSSVFTPAHPAGAPEPHLFLLARRSSR
- a CDS encoding NAD(P)/FAD-dependent oxidoreductase, coding for MIDLLVAGGGPAGLAAAIRAARLGLETVVVEPRASPIDKACGEGIMPSGVAALRALGVEVTGHRLRGIRYVEGARSAEAAFRGRTGLGVRRTELHSALHGRAVELGVRIVPGKVADVRQSEDRVSAGGLTARWMIAADGLHSPLRRELGLDGPGTAVRRYGQRRHYRIAPWTEFVEVHWSRHGEAYVTPLGDGLVGVAVLSGERRSYEEHLTAFPRLAASLSGRDAGPVRGAGPLRRRALGRRAGRVLLAGDAAGYVDALTGEGVALALATAAAAVDSLAAGRPQDYPPRWTRLTRRHRLLTEGLLAVARHPATARLIVPAAYRAPAVFGAAVHALQ
- a CDS encoding isoprenylcysteine carboxyl methyltransferase family protein, whose product is MIWYTALVLAVAGERLAELVVALRNSRWALARGGVETGRAHYPAMVALHTALLVGCLVEVRLAERPFMPLFGWAMVAAVLAAQGLRWWCIRTLGPRWNTRVIVVPGLPLVTGGPYGLLRHPNYVAVAAEGLALPLVHGAWVTAVLFTVLNAALMTVRVRCEEAALTAAPTADVAA
- a CDS encoding type III polyketide synthase gives rise to the protein MTRIAAVHGTPAPYRHTQREVTDMVARTCLPPGADRRVLDRLHENARVRTRNMVLPLERYAELDGFGDANDVFIGAAVDMGAEALRGALRTAGLRPADVDLLMFTSVTGVAAPSVDARLVGRLGLRSDVKRLPVFGLGCVAGAAGVARLHDYLLGRPDDVAVLLSVELCSLTFQRHDASTANLVATALFGDGAAAVVALGQGRASGAGPEVVATRSRMYPDTEHVMGWDIRSSGFKVRLDPAVPDVVRRYLADDVRDFLAEHGLKPKDVAHWVCHPGGPKVLEAVSDVLSLPDGALDVTWRSLAEVGNLSSSSVLHVLRDTLEQRRPEPGSPGLLMAMGPGFCCELVLLRW
- a CDS encoding UbiA family prenyltransferase is translated as MGTPDPSRVYATTAWPLRRTAALARSCHPGPVVAVSALAGALGVGVGLDGARCALLVAAVLSGQLSVGWCNDAFDARRDASAGRRGKPVADGSVSRPAVWTAAFAAALLCVPLSLACGLLAGTVHLAAVAAAWAYNLRLKATALSWLPYVIGFATLPAVAALTLPGSPGPAWWAVTAGALLGLAAHLGDVLPDIEDDLRNGVYGLPHRLGVTGTALLLPVPLVAASAVLALGPAGPPGWWGAVTLAVAAPTALAGLVLGRYWRKAALAAAVVVAAADVALLLVRGAAPL
- a CDS encoding HAD domain-containing protein; the protein is MTGSGGLPLLFLDVDGPLLPFGPATGPSGSHPTYSTGPVPPGAGAHPLLARIDPGLGPRLAALDCELVWATTWTHEANEVVAPRLGLPALPVVLWPGMSSEDARDARAGLHWKTRTLVEWAGGRAFAWVDDEIGEADRRWVAAHHGERALLHRVDPGRGLTDDDFRLLDAWLRTM
- a CDS encoding CehA/McbA family metallohydrolase — its product is MPEPGSQPPPVAGRGRGWYRGDCHVHSAVSNGAELTPERLVADARAAGLAFLAATEHNTVETHAVWARQADDELLVILGQEVTTLTGHWLALGIPPGRAVDGRYGVRDDLIDRQLDEVHRAGGLCVAAHPHAPYPSGTFMYPYRGFDVVEVWNGQWSSDVPWQADNEAALAEWGRGLAADIHRGRWRPAVGNSDAHLEGQIGTPHTVVLADGLRADAILAGIRAGRSWIAGSAAVELSFTVSAGERRAGIGELLETGGEAAVARADVRGVPSGTVSFRTERGEAHRVSLPDSGTGAARWQFSAADSAFLRIEVRHREGHMAALSNPVLLA